A genomic window from Gossypium hirsutum isolate 1008001.06 chromosome D10, Gossypium_hirsutum_v2.1, whole genome shotgun sequence includes:
- the LOC107914895 gene encoding chalcone synthase 1-like produces MVTVEEVRKAQRAQGPATVLAIGTSTPPNCVDQSTYPDYYFRITNSEHKTELKEKFKRMCEKSMIKKRYMYLTEEILKENPNVCEYMAPSLDARQDMVVVEVPKLGKEAATKAIKEWGQPKSKITHLVFCTTSGVDMPGADYQLTKLLGLRPSVKRLMMYQQGCFAGGTVLRVAKDLAENNKGARVLVVCSEITAVTFRGPSDTHLDSLVGQALFGDGAAAVIIGADPMPEIEKPMFEIVSVAQTILPDSDGAIDGHLREVGLTFHLLKDVPGLISKNIEKSLVEAFQPLGISDWNSLFWIAHPGGPAILDQVEAKLALKPEKLRATRHVLSEYGNMSSACVLFILDEMRKKSREDGLQTTGEGLEWGVLFGFGPGLTVETVVLHSVAA; encoded by the exons ATGGTGACCGTGGAAGAAGTTCGTAAGGCTCAACGTGCCCAAGGCCCTGCCACCGTGTTGGCCATCGGCACATCAACCCCGCCTAATTGTGTTGATCAGAGCACATACCCTGACTACTATTTCCGTATCACAAATAGTGAGCACAAGACCGAGTTGAAAGAGAAGTTCAAGCGCATGT GTGAAAAATCGATGATCAAGAAGCGATACATGTACCTTACAGAAGAGATTTTGAAAGAGAATCCCAATGTATGTGAATACATGGCTCCTTCACTGGATGCTAGGCAAGATATGGTGGTAGTTGAGGTGCCAAAGCTAGGCAAAGAAGCAGCCACCAAGGCCATTAAGGAGTGGGGCCAGCCCAAGTCCAAGATCACCCACCTTGTCTTTTGCACCACTAGTGGTGTGGACATGCCTGGGGCTGACTACCAGCTCACCAAGCTTTTGGGCCTCCGCCCCTCCGTTAAGCGCCTCATGATGTACCAACAAGGTTGCTTCGCAGGGGGGACGGTGCTCCGAGTGGCTAAGGACTTAGCTGAGAACAACAAAGGTGCTCGTGTACTTGTTGTGTGCTCGGAGATTACTGCTGTTACCTTCCGTGGACCTAGTGACACTCACCTAGACAGTCTAGTGGGCCAAGCATTGTTTGGTGATGGTGCCGCAGCTGTTATAATCGGGGCAGACCCCATGCCCGAAATCGAGAAGCCCATGTTTGAAATAGTCTCAGTAGCCCAAACGATCTTGCCAGATAGTGATGGTGCAATTGATGGTCACCTTCGTGAAGTTGGGCTTACATTTCACCTTCTTAAGGATGTTCCGGGGCTTATTTCGAAGAATATAGAGAAGAGCCTGGTAGAAGCATTTCAACCATTGGGCATATCCGATTGGAACTCCCTTTTTTGGATTGCTCATCCAGGTGGTCCAGCAATATTGGACCAGGTAGAAGCCAAGTTAGCACTGAAGCCAGAGAAGCTACGAGCCACAAGGCACGTTCTTTCAGAGTATGGTAACATGTCAAGTGCTTGTGTTTTATTCATTTTGGATGAGATGAGGAAGAAATCAAGGGAAGATGGACTTCAGACAACAGGAGAAGGACTGGAGTGGGGAGTGCTCTTTGGGTTCGGACCTGGCCTCACTGTTGAGACTGTTGTGCTCCATAGTGTTGCTGCTTAA